A genome region from Proteus vulgaris includes the following:
- the cdd gene encoding cytidine deaminase — MHTRFQAVWSDLSPQLQQALVPYLEQDEFPAMFTAEQVNAIKTQLQCNDDALALALLPVAAACAVTPISHFNVGAIARGESGNLYFGANMEFSGAPLQQTVHAEQSAVTHAWLQGESRLISVTVNYTPCGHCRQFMNELNSGTHIQIQLPGRKMATLGDYLPDSFGPKDLNITSLLMDNVNHGYKIDNPSELAQQALQATNRSHAPYSGSHSGIAVQMKNGKIFQGSYAENAAFNPSLPPLQAALILLNMAGESVMDIESAVLMEKAEAVLTQWDATQATLTALGCRQMQRITL; from the coding sequence ATGCATACGCGTTTTCAGGCAGTTTGGTCAGATTTATCCCCTCAGTTACAACAAGCACTTGTTCCTTATCTTGAGCAGGATGAATTTCCAGCAATGTTCACGGCAGAACAAGTCAATGCCATAAAAACACAGTTACAATGTAATGATGATGCCTTAGCCCTCGCACTTTTACCCGTCGCGGCTGCTTGTGCAGTGACACCGATATCTCATTTTAATGTTGGTGCTATTGCTCGTGGTGAAAGTGGTAATCTCTACTTTGGTGCCAACATGGAATTTTCAGGTGCCCCACTACAACAAACTGTTCACGCTGAACAAAGCGCTGTAACTCATGCGTGGTTACAAGGTGAATCTCGCTTGATCTCCGTTACCGTTAACTATACACCTTGTGGTCATTGTCGCCAGTTTATGAACGAATTGAACAGCGGCACCCACATTCAAATTCAGTTACCGGGTAGAAAAATGGCAACATTGGGTGATTATTTACCTGATAGCTTTGGTCCGAAAGATCTCAACATCACATCACTATTGATGGATAATGTTAATCACGGTTATAAAATTGATAACCCAAGTGAATTAGCACAACAGGCACTACAAGCAACTAACCGTAGCCATGCTCCTTATAGTGGTTCGCACAGTGGTATTGCTGTTCAAATGAAAAATGGCAAAATTTTCCAAGGTAGTTACGCTGAAAATGCCGCATTTAATCCAAGTTTACCGCCATTACAAGCAGCATTAATTTTATTAAATATGGCAGGTGAGAGTGTGATGGATATTGAATCTGCTGTTTTAATGGAAAAAGCAGAGGCGGTTTTAACACAGTGGGATGCAACACAAGCAACATTAACAGCTTTAGGTTGTCGCCAAATGCAACGCATCACTTTGTAA
- a CDS encoding CidB/LrgB family autolysis modulator, whose product MLMNIWWSLPLSIFIFYLARKLATRFKLPILNPLLIAIVVIIPILLITKIPYENYFAGSRILNDLLQPAVVALAIPLYQQLHQIRAQWKSLISICFIGSIAAMVSGTAIAFWAGATPEIAASILPKSVTTPIAMAVADSIGGIPAISAACVIAVGILGAIFGHSLFKILRIPTHASRGLAMGTVSHAVGTARAAEVDYIEGAYSSLALMTCGIITSLTAPFIFPIILHLYS is encoded by the coding sequence ATATTGATGAATATTTGGTGGTCACTACCTTTAAGTATTTTTATTTTTTACTTAGCCCGAAAGCTTGCAACCCGATTTAAATTGCCTATTTTAAATCCGCTTTTAATTGCTATTGTGGTGATTATTCCTATTTTATTAATAACTAAAATACCTTATGAGAATTATTTTGCAGGTAGTCGTATTTTAAATGACTTACTACAACCTGCTGTTGTTGCTTTAGCTATACCGCTTTATCAGCAATTACACCAAATTCGCGCACAGTGGAAATCATTAATTAGTATTTGCTTTATAGGTAGTATTGCGGCGATGGTCAGTGGAACAGCTATTGCATTCTGGGCTGGTGCAACACCTGAAATTGCCGCATCAATCTTACCCAAATCAGTGACAACACCGATTGCAATGGCCGTCGCAGATTCTATTGGTGGTATTCCTGCCATCAGTGCAGCATGTGTTATTGCCGTGGGTATTTTAGGGGCTATTTTTGGTCATTCGTTATTTAAGATATTACGAATTCCTACTCATGCTTCTCGTGGTTTAGCTATGGGTACGGTTTCTCACGCAGTAGGAACCGCAAGAGCGGCAGAAGTCGATTATATTGAAGGTGCGTATAGTTCATTGGCATTAATGACATGCGGGATTATTACTTCCCTTACCGCACCATTTATCTTTCCTATTATTTTGCACCTTTATAGTTAA
- a CDS encoding CidA/LrgA family protein, whose translation MKSKRARLQITLWHYLRSFLVLYLCLFAGNLISALLPFAVPGSIVGLLILFGLLAFQLIPLRWVKPGANILLKNMSLLFIPIGVGVMNYYDLLSQQLFPIVLACVVSTFGVMALVAYCSHYVHRERIIVGSKPDQVEDIVETKEKDDDKALSEKKKC comes from the coding sequence ATGAAATCTAAACGGGCACGATTGCAGATTACACTTTGGCATTATCTACGATCTTTTTTAGTACTTTATCTTTGTCTCTTTGCGGGTAATCTTATTTCAGCCCTTCTACCCTTCGCGGTTCCAGGCAGTATTGTTGGCTTACTGATCCTTTTTGGTCTACTTGCTTTCCAGCTTATCCCTTTACGTTGGGTTAAACCCGGCGCCAATATCCTCTTAAAAAATATGTCATTACTCTTTATCCCTATCGGTGTTGGTGTAATGAACTATTATGATTTATTAAGTCAGCAACTTTTTCCTATCGTTTTAGCCTGCGTCGTGAGTACCTTTGGTGTTATGGCACTCGTTGCATATTGCTCACACTACGTTCATCGTGAGCGCATTATCGTAGGTTCAAAACCAGACCAAGTTGAAGATATTGTTGAAACAAAAGAGAAAGACGACGATAAAGCGTTAAGTGAGAAGAAAAAATGTTAG
- the metG gene encoding methionine--tRNA ligase — translation MSHVANKLLVTCALPYANGSIHLGHILEHIQADIWVRYQRMRGKEVHFICADDAHGTPIMLKAQQLGITPEAMIEEMSKEHQQDFAGFNISYDNYHSTHSEESRQLSTKIYLALKKNGHIKSKTISQLYDEEKGMFLPDRFVKGTCPKCKAQDQYGDNCEVCGSTYSPTELIDPRSVISGSTPVMRETEHYFFDLPAFSNMLQAWIRSGALQEQVANKMQEWFDSGLQQWDITRDAPYFGFEIPDAPGKYFYVWLDAPIGYMSSFLNLCEKRGDLSFDEFWNKDSKTELYHFIGKDIVYFHSLFWPAMLEGSEYRKPTNLFVHGYVTVNGAKMSKSRGTFITARAYLDHFDADCLRYYYAAKLSSRIDDIDLNLEDFVQRVNSDIVNKVVNLASRTAGFISKRFNGKLADTLDDAKLYQHFVDMKETIAQSFENREFGKAIREIMALADEANRYIDEKAPWVVAKQEGQDAQLQAICTMGINLFRVLMTYLKPVLPSLTARSETFLQTQLTWDALEQPLLGHEITKFKALFNRIEMDKANAMVEASKSTIAPVKEITGPLADSPIQETIKFDDFAKIDMRIAEIKQADFVEGSDKLLKLILDLGGETRQVFSGIRSAYPDPKVLEGRLTVMVANLAPRKMRFGISEGMVMAAGPGDKDIFLLSPDSGAKPGQQVK, via the coding sequence ATGTCTCACGTCGCGAATAAATTATTGGTAACCTGCGCGTTACCTTATGCTAACGGTTCAATTCATCTCGGTCATATCCTTGAGCACATTCAGGCAGATATCTGGGTCCGTTATCAACGAATGCGCGGCAAAGAAGTTCATTTTATCTGCGCTGATGATGCTCACGGCACACCAATTATGCTGAAAGCTCAACAACTGGGTATTACACCAGAAGCCATGATTGAAGAAATGAGCAAAGAGCATCAGCAGGATTTTGCAGGTTTTAATATTAGTTACGACAATTATCACTCTACACACAGTGAAGAAAGTCGCCAATTATCAACTAAAATTTATCTTGCATTGAAAAAAAATGGTCACATCAAAAGCAAAACGATTTCTCAGCTTTATGATGAAGAAAAAGGCATGTTTTTGCCTGACCGTTTTGTAAAAGGCACTTGTCCTAAATGTAAAGCACAAGACCAATATGGTGATAACTGTGAGGTTTGTGGCTCAACGTACAGCCCAACAGAATTAATTGATCCCCGCTCAGTGATATCAGGTTCAACGCCTGTTATGCGTGAAACTGAACACTATTTCTTCGACTTACCTGCATTTAGCAACATGTTACAAGCGTGGATCCGCTCAGGTGCTCTGCAAGAGCAAGTGGCGAATAAAATGCAAGAGTGGTTCGATAGCGGTTTACAACAGTGGGATATCACTCGTGACGCACCTTATTTTGGATTTGAAATCCCTGATGCTCCGGGTAAATATTTCTATGTATGGCTAGATGCACCCATCGGCTACATGAGCTCTTTCTTAAACTTATGTGAAAAACGTGGTGATTTAAGTTTTGATGAGTTCTGGAATAAAGACAGTAAAACTGAGCTTTATCACTTTATTGGTAAAGATATCGTCTATTTCCACAGCTTATTTTGGCCTGCAATGTTAGAAGGTAGCGAATATCGCAAACCAACAAATCTGTTTGTTCACGGTTATGTCACTGTAAATGGCGCAAAAATGTCAAAATCTCGTGGCACCTTTATTACTGCGCGCGCTTATCTTGATCATTTTGATGCTGATTGTCTACGTTATTATTATGCAGCAAAACTTTCATCACGCATTGACGATATTGACTTAAACTTAGAAGACTTCGTCCAACGTGTTAACAGTGACATTGTAAATAAAGTCGTTAACCTTGCCTCACGTACAGCGGGTTTTATTAGCAAGCGTTTCAATGGAAAACTAGCAGATACTTTAGATGATGCTAAGCTTTATCAACACTTTGTTGATATGAAAGAAACTATCGCACAATCATTTGAAAATCGTGAATTTGGTAAAGCTATTCGTGAAATTATGGCATTAGCTGATGAAGCTAACCGCTATATTGACGAAAAAGCGCCGTGGGTAGTGGCAAAACAAGAAGGACAAGACGCTCAGTTACAAGCCATTTGCACCATGGGAATTAATCTATTCCGCGTGCTGATGACCTATCTGAAACCTGTATTACCTTCACTGACAGCGCGTTCAGAAACCTTTTTACAAACCCAACTAACATGGGATGCTCTTGAACAACCGCTATTAGGTCATGAGATCACTAAATTCAAAGCGTTGTTTAATCGCATTGAAATGGATAAAGCCAACGCGATGGTTGAAGCATCAAAAAGCACCATTGCACCGGTAAAAGAAATCACGGGTCCATTAGCAGATTCACCGATTCAAGAAACCATTAAGTTTGACGATTTTGCTAAAATTGATATGCGTATCGCTGAAATTAAACAAGCTGATTTTGTTGAAGGCTCAGACAAACTGCTGAAATTAATTTTGGATTTAGGTGGCGAAACTCGCCAAGTATTCTCAGGTATTCGTAGTGCATACCCAGATCCTAAAGTGTTAGAAGGTCGCTTAACGGTGATGGTGGCAAACTTAGCACCCCGTAAAATGCGTTTTGGTATTTCAGAAGGCATGGTAATGGCCGCTGGCCCTGGTGATAAAGATATCTTCTTACTCAGCCCAGATTCTGGTGCAAAACCGGGTCAACAAGTGAAATAA
- the apbC gene encoding iron-sulfur cluster carrier protein ApbC → MSDKSPEQTTPEILNEKVSGVLSTFEHPTLKRNLLSLKALHQCAMIDDVLHIELVMPFVWKKPFQVLIEEKTAELRNITGAKAIEWKLKHNISTLRRANDLPGVNGVRNILAVSSGKGGVGKSSTAVNLALALAQEGAKVGILDADIYGPSIPNMLGTTMERPTSPDGQHMAPIMAYGLASNSIGYLVTDDNAMVWRGPMASKALMQMLQDTLWPDLDYLVIDMPPGTGDIQLTLSQNIPVTAAVVVTTPQDIALVDAMKGIVMFKKVNVPVLGIIENMSAHICSNCGHLEPIFGTGGAAKLAEKYHCQLLGQVPLHISLREDLDRGQPTVMRDPEGEFADIYREIASTVSAQMYWDGDAIPTEISFRAV, encoded by the coding sequence ATGAGTGATAAATCCCCCGAGCAGACCACCCCTGAGATTCTGAACGAAAAAGTTTCAGGTGTCTTGTCTACTTTTGAACACCCAACATTGAAACGTAACCTGCTTTCTCTAAAAGCATTACATCAATGCGCGATGATTGACGATGTTCTTCATATCGAGTTAGTGATGCCGTTTGTTTGGAAAAAGCCTTTCCAAGTCCTAATCGAAGAAAAAACAGCTGAACTTCGTAATATCACAGGCGCAAAAGCCATTGAATGGAAACTCAAGCACAATATTTCAACCTTACGTCGCGCAAATGATCTGCCTGGCGTTAATGGTGTACGTAATATTCTTGCTGTGAGTTCTGGCAAAGGTGGCGTTGGTAAATCAAGTACAGCCGTTAATCTTGCATTAGCCCTTGCACAAGAAGGTGCTAAAGTCGGTATTCTTGATGCTGATATTTATGGACCGTCTATTCCTAATATGTTGGGTACCACAATGGAACGTCCAACGTCTCCTGATGGGCAACATATGGCGCCGATTATGGCTTATGGTTTAGCGTCTAACTCTATCGGTTATTTAGTCACAGATGATAATGCCATGGTATGGCGTGGTCCTATGGCGAGCAAAGCATTAATGCAAATGCTCCAAGATACGCTGTGGCCTGATTTGGATTATCTGGTCATCGATATGCCACCGGGAACCGGTGATATCCAATTAACCTTATCTCAAAATATCCCTGTGACGGCTGCGGTTGTGGTCACAACACCACAAGATATCGCGCTGGTGGATGCGATGAAAGGGATCGTCATGTTTAAGAAAGTCAATGTGCCTGTATTAGGTATTATTGAAAACATGAGCGCACATATTTGTAGTAACTGTGGTCACCTTGAACCTATCTTCGGTACTGGTGGTGCAGCTAAATTGGCAGAGAAGTATCATTGTCAATTATTAGGCCAAGTTCCTCTTCATATCTCTTTACGTGAAGATTTAGACCGCGGGCAACCAACAGTAATGCGTGATCCAGAAGGCGAGTTTGCTGATATTTATCGTGAAATCGCGTCAACAGTGTCTGCTCAAATGTATTGGGATGGTGATGCAATTCCAACGGAAATTTCTTTCCGCGCAGTGTAA
- the udk gene encoding uridine kinase — protein sequence MADTAHQCTIVGIAGASASGKSLIASTLYRELRAQVGDHNIGVIPEDCYYRDQSDLTMEERYKVNYDHPNSMDHALLYQHLCELKAGKTIELPQYDYVAHTRKAESIPFQPKKVIIIEGILLLTDKRLREEMDFSIFVDTPLDICLMRRIKRDVNERGRSLDSVIEQYNKTVRPMFFQFIEPSKQYADIIVPRGGKNRVAIDILKAKIGQFCE from the coding sequence ATGGCTGACACAGCACATCAGTGCACAATTGTAGGTATCGCTGGAGCCTCTGCTTCGGGTAAAAGTCTTATTGCAAGTACACTTTACCGTGAATTAAGAGCACAAGTAGGTGATCATAATATCGGAGTGATACCAGAAGATTGTTATTATCGTGACCAAAGTGATTTAACGATGGAAGAACGATATAAGGTCAATTATGACCACCCAAATTCGATGGATCACGCACTCTTATATCAACATTTGTGTGAACTAAAAGCAGGAAAAACCATTGAACTCCCTCAATACGACTACGTTGCTCACACTCGCAAAGCAGAATCCATTCCTTTTCAACCTAAAAAAGTTATTATTATTGAAGGCATCTTATTATTAACAGATAAACGCCTGCGTGAAGAGATGGATTTCTCAATCTTTGTTGATACGCCATTAGATATTTGTTTAATGCGCAGAATTAAACGTGATGTGAATGAACGTGGACGTAGCTTAGACTCAGTCATTGAACAATATAATAAAACTGTTCGCCCTATGTTCTTCCAGTTTATTGAACCTTCAAAACAATATGCCGATATTATTGTGCCTAGAGGGGGTAAAAACCGCGTTGCGATTGATATTCTGAAAGCGAAAATTGGGCAGTTCTGCGAATAA
- the dcd gene encoding dCTP deaminase: protein MRLCDRDIIQWLDEGKLVIEPRPPVERINGATADVCLGNQFRVFQGHTAAYIDLSGPKAEVNAALERVMSDEIVLPEGEAFFLHPGELALAVTLESVTLPDNVVGWLDGRSSLARLGLMVHVTAHRIDPGWHGQIVLEFFNSGKLPLALRPGMVIGALSFEPMSGSADRPYNRRQDAKYKNQQGAVGSRISED from the coding sequence ATGCGATTATGCGACCGTGATATTATTCAGTGGCTGGATGAAGGCAAGTTAGTCATTGAACCCCGCCCGCCCGTCGAGCGAATTAACGGCGCAACAGCAGATGTTTGTTTAGGAAATCAATTTCGTGTTTTCCAAGGTCATACTGCTGCTTATATTGATTTGAGTGGTCCTAAGGCTGAAGTGAATGCAGCTCTAGAACGTGTAATGAGTGATGAAATTGTTTTACCTGAAGGTGAAGCCTTTTTCTTACATCCCGGTGAATTGGCGTTAGCTGTGACACTTGAGTCAGTCACGTTACCTGATAATGTTGTTGGATGGTTAGATGGACGCTCCTCATTAGCCCGTTTAGGTTTAATGGTGCATGTTACTGCTCATCGTATTGATCCTGGCTGGCATGGACAAATCGTATTAGAATTTTTTAATTCAGGTAAACTTCCTCTTGCATTAAGACCGGGTATGGTTATTGGTGCATTAAGTTTTGAACCTATGTCTGGTTCTGCTGACAGACCTTATAATCGTCGTCAAGATGCAAAATATAAAAATCAACAAGGTGCAGTAGGTAGCCGGATTAGTGAAGATTAA
- the asmA gene encoding outer membrane assembly protein AsmA, whose protein sequence is MKRFLTTLAILLVVILAGLTALVLLINPNDFRGYLVERVEKQSGYKLTLQDDMRWHVWPKLSIISGKMSLTAPGAEMPLITADNMRLDVELLPLLSHQLEVKEVMLKGAVVRQTPESKAIPKISPPSAPRDIARPVIEPRANKWQLNIAKVKISDSLIIWQMKNGEQLNLRDINLSLKTDEKKQISLEMSTKVNRDRREITLNVAADADMNRYPYQVTGNIKQLDYALSGVGIPENGITGSLTSDFTIQNEGVRKVSLDNLNLTANNSQLQGNISAEFADVTRYQVDLKGEQLNLNTLLPELATTKTAETVLLTPKENKTPSAFSLFNTAHAAPAPNATIMAKPVITSATVENKEYDLTHWSNIEFTLKLALNKLLYKDLEINNFKLDALNNPHSLNIQTLTGQVLQGDFSLPTVISTSIVPAHISMDITMNNIPLQPLLRVFNQPENFSGLISAKGNLEGKGYNRNAFYHYWQGTLNTSVSQFKMQGLNIPQVIQQSVAQATDKVIYPEDIESYTQADNVIAQFKLAPKGKVTVNSLDAQADAYQIKGQGKVDLQRHDLDVMLFVNIKKGWGKENEFIRQLAKIEIPLRLYGNWDAIQYELNIEKLLRDQLQQKAKQAIDNWLNKQDADRPEVKALNQLLEKI, encoded by the coding sequence ATGAAAAGGTTTTTGACAACACTGGCTATTTTGCTTGTGGTCATTTTAGCAGGCTTAACAGCGTTAGTTTTACTCATTAACCCGAATGATTTCCGTGGATACCTTGTTGAAAGGGTTGAAAAACAAAGCGGTTATAAACTCACATTACAAGATGATATGCGTTGGCATGTGTGGCCAAAGTTAAGCATTATCAGTGGTAAAATGTCATTGACAGCCCCTGGTGCTGAAATGCCTTTAATTACAGCCGATAATATGCGTCTTGATGTTGAATTATTACCGCTACTTTCTCATCAACTTGAAGTAAAAGAAGTTATGCTTAAAGGTGCCGTAGTTCGGCAAACACCTGAAAGTAAGGCTATCCCTAAAATCTCACCGCCTTCTGCTCCGCGAGATATTGCTCGCCCCGTTATCGAACCTAGAGCGAATAAGTGGCAGTTGAATATCGCCAAAGTAAAAATTTCAGACAGCTTAATTATTTGGCAAATGAAAAATGGTGAGCAGCTTAATTTACGTGATATTAATTTATCGTTAAAAACAGACGAGAAAAAACAAATTAGTCTTGAGATGAGCACGAAAGTGAATCGTGATCGTCGTGAGATCACGCTCAATGTTGCCGCTGATGCGGATATGAACCGCTATCCTTACCAAGTTACAGGTAATATCAAACAGTTAGATTACGCTTTATCTGGGGTCGGGATCCCTGAAAATGGGATTACAGGAAGTTTAACTTCAGATTTTACGATCCAAAATGAAGGTGTGAGAAAAGTGTCACTCGATAACTTAAATCTCACTGCTAATAATAGCCAATTGCAAGGTAATATTAGCGCAGAATTTGCGGATGTTACTCGTTATCAAGTTGATTTAAAAGGTGAACAATTAAATTTAAATACGTTGTTACCAGAGTTAGCCACGACTAAAACGGCTGAAACTGTATTATTGACGCCTAAAGAGAATAAAACGCCGTCAGCATTCTCATTATTTAATACAGCACATGCCGCACCCGCACCGAATGCCACTATTATGGCTAAACCTGTTATTACTTCAGCCACTGTTGAAAATAAAGAATATGATTTAACACATTGGAGTAATATTGAATTCACATTGAAATTAGCACTGAATAAGCTTCTTTATAAAGATTTAGAGATTAATAATTTTAAACTGGATGCTCTAAATAATCCTCATTCACTGAATATTCAAACTTTAACAGGCCAAGTCCTTCAAGGTGATTTTTCCCTTCCTACGGTTATTTCGACAAGCATTGTGCCAGCGCATATCAGCATGGATATCACAATGAATAATATTCCATTGCAGCCACTATTGCGTGTTTTTAATCAACCTGAAAATTTCAGTGGATTAATTTCAGCAAAAGGAAATTTAGAAGGAAAGGGGTATAACCGAAATGCTTTTTATCATTATTGGCAAGGCACGTTAAATACATCTGTTTCCCAATTTAAAATGCAGGGATTAAATATACCACAGGTTATTCAGCAATCTGTCGCTCAAGCGACGGATAAAGTGATTTATCCTGAAGATATCGAAAGTTATACGCAAGCTGATAATGTGATTGCTCAATTTAAATTAGCACCAAAAGGGAAAGTAACAGTTAATTCACTTGATGCTCAAGCAGATGCCTATCAAATTAAAGGGCAGGGCAAAGTAGATCTTCAACGCCATGATCTTGATGTGATGTTATTTGTTAATATTAAAAAAGGTTGGGGTAAAGAAAATGAATTTATCCGACAATTGGCTAAAATTGAAATTCCATTAAGGCTCTATGGTAATTGGGATGCCATTCAGTATGAACTTAATATTGAAAAATTATTGCGCGACCAATTACAGCAAAAAGCTAAGCAAGCTATCGATAATTGGTTAAATAAACAAGATGCTGATCGCCCAGAAGTGAAAGCACTTAATCAGCTATTAGAGAAAATTTAA
- the dcuC gene encoding anaerobic C4-dicarboxylate transporter DcuC, whose protein sequence is MIEILIGAFVAVGVGRYIVKGYSPTGVLMTGGLLLLIISVIMGRAVLPASATATGYGLIDIVEYVKNLLMSRGGDLGMMIMILCGFASYMTHIGANDVVVKLASRPLKMINSPYLLMVAAYIVACLMSLAVSSATGLGVLLMATLFPVMVNMGISRGAAAAICASPASIILAPTSGDVILAAEASQMPLIDFAFKTTLPISIAAIIGMCIAHFFWQRYLDRKEHIETEMLDVNEIKTHAPSFYAILPFTPIIGVLVFDGKWLPELHIVAIIIICMILAAIIEFIRSFSAKQVFEGLEVAYRGMADAFAQVVMLLVAAGVFAQGLTTVGFINALIEGAQSLGSGAIVMMIALVLITMLAAMTTGSGNAPFYAFVELIPRLASNMGVNPAYLTIPMLQASNLGRTLSPVSGVVVAVSGMAKISPFEVMKRVSVPVLVGLVIVIVATEILVPSTLG, encoded by the coding sequence ATGATCGAAATTCTTATCGGCGCCTTCGTTGCTGTTGGTGTTGGGCGTTATATTGTAAAAGGTTATTCACCAACAGGTGTCTTAATGACGGGTGGTCTGTTATTACTGATCATCAGCGTTATTATGGGAAGAGCTGTTTTACCAGCAAGTGCTACTGCAACAGGTTATGGCTTAATCGACATTGTTGAGTATGTGAAAAATCTACTAATGAGCCGTGGTGGCGATTTAGGTATGATGATCATGATACTTTGTGGTTTTGCTTCTTATATGACACACATCGGTGCTAATGATGTTGTTGTTAAATTAGCATCACGTCCACTCAAAATGATTAATTCACCATATCTTCTGATGGTTGCGGCTTACATTGTTGCATGCTTGATGTCACTGGCTGTTTCATCAGCAACAGGTTTAGGTGTGTTATTAATGGCAACACTGTTCCCTGTTATGGTGAATATGGGAATTAGCCGAGGCGCTGCTGCTGCAATTTGTGCGTCTCCAGCTTCTATTATTTTAGCGCCAACATCGGGCGATGTGATTTTAGCCGCTGAAGCGTCTCAAATGCCGCTGATTGATTTCGCATTTAAAACTACATTACCTATTTCGATTGCTGCAATTATTGGTATGTGTATCGCTCACTTCTTCTGGCAGCGTTACCTTGACCGCAAAGAGCATATTGAAACAGAAATGTTAGACGTGAATGAGATCAAAACGCACGCCCCAAGTTTCTATGCGATTTTACCTTTTACACCCATTATCGGTGTTCTCGTTTTTGATGGTAAATGGTTACCAGAACTTCATATTGTTGCCATTATTATCATCTGCATGATTTTAGCGGCTATTATCGAATTTATTCGTAGTTTTAGCGCCAAACAAGTTTTTGAAGGTTTAGAAGTCGCCTACCGTGGTATGGCAGATGCATTTGCTCAAGTTGTTATGTTATTAGTCGCAGCTGGGGTATTTGCTCAGGGCTTGACAACCGTTGGCTTTATCAATGCGCTAATTGAAGGTGCTCAGTCATTAGGTTCGGGTGCGATTGTGATGATGATTGCTCTGGTATTAATCACCATGTTAGCGGCGATGACCACAGGCTCTGGTAACGCACCATTCTATGCATTTGTTGAATTAATTCCTCGTTTAGCAAGTAATATGGGCGTGAATCCAGCTTATTTAACTATTCCTATGTTACAAGCTTCGAACTTAGGTCGTACATTATCTCCGGTTTCTGGTGTTGTGGTTGCGGTCTCAGGAATGGCCAAAATTTCACCTTTCGAAGTAATGAAACGTGTTTCTGTACCTGTATTGGTCGGTCTTGTGATTGTGATTGTTGCGACTGAAATTCTAGTACCAAGTACTTTAGGTTAA